A window of Rhodospirillaceae bacterium contains these coding sequences:
- a CDS encoding DUF58 domain-containing protein — translation MANPIQSLKIKEQAQDIAATLPSLVLSAQRVADVVAQGVHGRHRAGPGEEFWQYRQYQQGDAARSIDWRRSAKSDQVYIKQREWEIPQTVWLWCDHSLSMQFSSDSAWPEKMYRAEILLLALVILLTKAGERVGLIGSEMTPSSARSTVNPMAAHLITQRTAPSDSIPNIDALSNNSRLVMISDFFLPTAIFQQNILNFAKRSGEGCLLQILDPAEEEFDLQGRILFQGLEDNQKILIEKTQSIRTLYQHRLLAHRLELENTCRSLGWSFLHSHTNKPAVSTLITLYGLLNKQGKS, via the coding sequence ATGGCTAATCCTATCCAATCGCTGAAAATAAAAGAACAAGCCCAAGATATAGCGGCCACATTGCCATCGCTTGTTTTATCGGCGCAACGGGTGGCTGATGTGGTGGCCCAGGGTGTCCATGGCAGGCACCGCGCGGGCCCTGGTGAAGAATTTTGGCAATACCGCCAATATCAGCAAGGGGATGCGGCCCGTTCAATTGATTGGCGTCGTTCAGCTAAAAGCGATCAAGTTTATATTAAACAACGGGAATGGGAAATTCCCCAAACTGTCTGGTTATGGTGTGACCATTCTTTATCCATGCAGTTTTCTTCGGATTCTGCTTGGCCAGAAAAAATGTACCGGGCAGAAATTTTGCTGTTGGCCCTGGTTATTTTATTGACGAAAGCAGGTGAGAGGGTTGGATTGATAGGAAGTGAAATGACGCCTTCATCTGCCCGTTCCACTGTTAATCCCATGGCTGCCCATCTGATTACCCAGCGGACGGCACCGTCTGATTCTATTCCCAATATCGACGCCTTATCCAATAATAGCCGCTTGGTCATGATCAGTGATTTTTTTCTTCCCACGGCAATTTTCCAACAAAATATCCTTAATTTTGCAAAACGGAGTGGGGAAGGATGTTTGTTACAAATTTTGGACCCAGCTGAAGAAGAGTTTGATTTGCAAGGCCGGATCCTTTTCCAAGGACTTGAGGATAACCAAAAAATCCTGATTGAAAAAACCCAATCTATACGTACCCTTTACCAGCATCGCTTGCTTGCTCACCGCTTGGAATTAGAAAATACCTGCCGTTCTTTAGGGTGGAGTTTTTTACATAGCCATACTAACAAACCGGCAGTTTCCACTTTAATCACCTTATATGGGTTGTTGAATAAACAAGGGAAAAGCTAG
- a CDS encoding MoxR family ATPase, giving the protein MTISVNSASNNQAVTKSVDMVSQKIQQAKLAVSKVIFGQSRVIEESVISILSGGHLLLIGLPGLAKTKLVETLGKVLGLQEKRIQCTPDLMPADILGSEILDQSTTGEKSFRFVPGPVFAQLLMADEINRASPRTQSALLQAMQEKRISIAGLYHDLPKPFHVMATQNPIEQEGTYPLPEAQLDRFLLQVDINYPDRAAEKLMLLATTGASEAPAQQVLSTDDLLEAQRLVRQIPVGDQLVEAILNIVRNGRPDSSNIEEIKKYVAWGPGPRATQALMLACRARALLEGRYAPNFEDIIALAKPILRHRMALNFTARSDGMGLDQIIDILCQRAQN; this is encoded by the coding sequence ATGACAATTTCTGTAAATAGTGCTAGCAATAATCAAGCCGTAACGAAATCTGTTGATATGGTAAGTCAAAAAATTCAACAGGCCAAGCTGGCTGTATCAAAGGTCATTTTTGGGCAATCGCGCGTCATTGAAGAATCGGTGATCAGTATTCTTTCCGGCGGGCATTTATTATTGATAGGGTTGCCGGGTTTGGCCAAAACAAAATTGGTTGAAACCTTAGGGAAAGTTTTGGGTCTGCAGGAAAAACGTATCCAATGTACCCCGGATTTAATGCCAGCAGATATTCTAGGTTCAGAAATTTTAGATCAATCAACCACCGGTGAAAAAAGTTTTCGTTTTGTGCCGGGGCCGGTTTTTGCCCAATTACTTATGGCGGACGAAATTAACCGGGCTAGTCCCAGAACACAATCAGCCTTATTGCAGGCGATGCAGGAAAAAAGGATTTCCATAGCGGGATTATATCACGACTTGCCGAAACCGTTTCATGTCATGGCGACCCAAAACCCCATTGAGCAAGAGGGGACTTACCCGTTACCTGAAGCCCAATTGGACAGGTTTCTATTGCAGGTTGATATTAATTACCCAGACCGCGCAGCAGAAAAATTAATGTTATTAGCCACCACAGGTGCCAGCGAAGCCCCAGCCCAACAGGTGTTAAGCACAGATGATTTATTAGAAGCCCAACGCCTGGTAAGGCAAATACCCGTGGGAGACCAGTTGGTAGAAGCAATTTTGAATATTGTCCGTAATGGGCGCCCCGATAGCAGCAATATTGAAGAAATTAAGAAATATGTTGCCTGGGGGCCAGGACCGCGTGCCACCCAGGCTTTAATGTTGGCTTGCCGTGCCCGGGCGTTGCTGGAAGGCAGATATGCACCTAATTTTGAAGATATTATAGCTTTGGCAAAACCCATCCTCCGGCATCGGATGGCCTTGAATTTTACGGCCCGTTCGGATGGAATGGGCCTTGATCAGATTATTGATATCTTATGTCAGCGGGCTCAGAACTAA
- a CDS encoding CCA tRNA nucleotidyltransferase translates to MSFLKNQTLGKSLLKQEWINNASTKRVIDCFVKNQAPFRFVGGCVRDGILKRPVKDIDICTPLLPHAIISLFRDHDFAVYETGLKHGTVTIVSNHQPFEITTLRQDKETDGRRALVEFTDSWQADAARRDFTFNALSLTAEGELFDYFDGISDLLVGIVRFIGNPLDRIKEDHLRILRLLRFQCYYGKSPLSLETLGLVSQHANLISKLSGERIRQEFLKILSAHDPYPTLLDMNKTKLLQQFLPFFFNLKTLESLLFIEVNLLNKNFSLKIDPLRRLAALLSSASEKDYLQTSKILKFSSRQQQQLLSYYHHTGKIKPVEPLTIRQFLYDHGPEISLDLLLLQEAIDLCTKSTTLKSIFNDLELYDKACKIWENPVFPIKGDDVLKLNIREGKEIGRLLDEVKRWWRQHDFRPDHTACMEYVKGLIAASK, encoded by the coding sequence ATGAGTTTTCTGAAAAACCAAACTTTAGGCAAAAGCTTGTTGAAGCAAGAATGGATTAATAACGCTTCGACGAAACGGGTAATTGATTGTTTTGTAAAAAATCAGGCGCCTTTTCGGTTTGTTGGCGGTTGTGTACGGGATGGCATTTTAAAACGCCCGGTTAAAGATATTGATATTTGCACCCCTTTATTGCCCCACGCCATTATTTCCTTGTTCCGTGACCATGATTTTGCTGTTTATGAAACCGGGCTGAAGCATGGTACAGTCACGATTGTAAGCAACCACCAGCCCTTTGAAATAACCACTTTAAGGCAGGATAAAGAAACCGATGGCCGCAGAGCCTTAGTTGAGTTTACAGATAGTTGGCAGGCGGACGCCGCCAGGCGGGATTTTACTTTTAATGCCTTATCCCTAACGGCAGAGGGTGAATTGTTTGATTATTTTGATGGAATAAGCGATTTACTAGTAGGGATTGTCCGTTTTATCGGAAACCCTCTTGATCGGATTAAGGAAGACCATTTAAGAATCCTTCGTTTACTCCGTTTCCAGTGCTATTACGGCAAAAGCCCTTTATCCCTTGAAACATTAGGATTGGTTAGTCAGCATGCTAATCTGATTAGCAAACTTTCCGGTGAACGGATTAGGCAGGAATTCTTAAAGATTTTATCCGCCCATGATCCTTACCCCACATTATTGGATATGAATAAAACAAAATTGTTGCAACAATTCTTGCCATTTTTCTTCAATTTAAAAACATTAGAATCACTGCTTTTTATCGAAGTTAACCTTTTAAATAAAAATTTTAGCCTAAAAATTGACCCGCTTAGGCGTTTAGCTGCTTTGTTGTCCTCCGCCTCAGAAAAAGATTATCTGCAAACTTCTAAGATCTTAAAATTTTCCAGTCGGCAACAACAACAGCTATTAAGTTATTACCACCACACCGGCAAAATTAAGCCTGTTGAACCATTAACCATACGGCAATTTTTATATGATCACGGCCCTGAAATCTCCCTAGACCTCCTGCTGCTTCAAGAAGCCATAGATTTGTGTACCAAATCCACCACTTTGAAAAGCATTTTCAACGACCTTGAACTATATGACAAAGCCTGCAAAATATGGGAAAATCCTGTATTTCCTATTAAGGGAGATGATGTCCTAAAACTGAATATCAGGGAAGGGAAGGAAATTGGCCGCCTACTAGACGAGGTCAAAAGATGGTGGCGGCAACACGACTTTAGGCCTGATCACACCGCATGTATGGAATATGTAAAAGGCTTGATTGCCGCCAGCAAATAG
- a CDS encoding cytochrome b/b6, whose protein sequence is MSVVFKNRLVRWIDHRLPIFSTMHHELYEYPVPRNLNYFWNFGFLAGFMLMVMIATGIVLAMHYTANTLLAFDSVEKIMRDVNYGWLIRYIHMNGASMFFILVYIHIFRGMYYGSFKAPRELLWMLGVVIFFLMIMTAFIGYVLPWGQMSYWGATVITNLFSAIPLVGDDIVTWLWGGFSVDNPTLNRFYALHYLLPFVILGVVFLHVLALHRFGSNNPLGIDLKRPQDKISFHPYYTVKDLFSLGIFLIIFSYFIFFNPNYLGHPDNYIPADPLVTPAHIVPEWYFLPFYAILRAIPSKLGGVLMMGGAIGILFLLPWLDRSPVRSGKFRPIFKWCFALFVLNGFVLGYCGANPPEGNFILISRISTAFYFGYFIILLPLISLIEKPKPLPSSISQPIYPTDTPASKNS, encoded by the coding sequence ATGAGTGTGGTATTTAAAAATCGCTTGGTTCGTTGGATTGACCATCGTCTTCCTATTTTCAGCACGATGCATCATGAATTATACGAATATCCTGTTCCCAGAAATTTAAATTACTTTTGGAACTTCGGTTTCCTTGCAGGTTTTATGCTGATGGTCATGATTGCCACTGGTATTGTCTTAGCCATGCACTATACTGCCAATACCTTGTTAGCTTTTGACAGCGTTGAAAAAATTATGCGCGATGTGAATTATGGGTGGCTGATCCGTTATATCCATATGAATGGCGCTTCGATGTTTTTTATATTGGTATATATCCATATTTTCCGTGGGATGTATTACGGGTCATTTAAAGCACCGCGTGAGTTATTATGGATGTTAGGGGTGGTCATATTCTTCCTGATGATAATGACGGCATTTATTGGGTATGTACTGCCTTGGGGACAAATGAGTTATTGGGGAGCAACCGTCATTACGAACCTATTTTCTGCTATCCCCTTGGTGGGCGATGACATTGTGACTTGGTTGTGGGGCGGTTTTTCAGTTGATAACCCTACCCTTAATCGTTTTTATGCTCTACACTATTTATTGCCCTTTGTTATTTTAGGTGTGGTTTTTCTTCATGTGTTGGCCCTTCACCGCTTTGGTTCCAATAATCCCTTAGGAATTGATTTGAAAAGGCCGCAGGATAAAATTTCTTTCCATCCCTACTACACGGTGAAAGATCTGTTTAGCTTGGGGATTTTCTTAATTATTTTCAGTTATTTTATCTTTTTTAACCCCAATTATTTGGGCCACCCCGATAATTATATTCCAGCAGATCCTTTAGTGACACCTGCCCATATCGTGCCAGAATGGTACTTCTTACCCTTCTATGCCATTTTGCGGGCGATCCCTTCCAAGTTGGGCGGTGTTTTAATGATGGGCGGGGCTATTGGCATTCTGTTCCTATTGCCTTGGCTTGATCGTTCTCCGGTTCGCAGCGGAAAATTCAGGCCCATCTTCAAATGGTGTTTCGCTTTATTTGTCCTGAATGGTTTTGTTTTGGGGTATTGCGGTGCTAATCCACCGGAGGGTAATTTTATTCTAATCTCCCGCATTTCAACAGCCTTCTATTTCGGCTATTTCATTATCTTGTTGCCTTTGATCAGCTTGATTGAAAAGCCCAAGCCATTACCCAGCAGCATTAGTCAACCCATTTACCCGACGGATACCCCTGCTTCTAAGAACAGTTGA
- a CDS encoding cytochrome c1: protein MFPSFFKLPFTVMLLTGSLTLNTALAESNGEGIPKQDWSFTKLFGTFDRAAQQRGLQVFREVCSACHSASKLSYRNLQELGFSADQVKAIAAQDQITDGPNDEGEFFERPGLPSDFFKAPFANEQASRANNNGAYPPDLSLIVKAREGGADYLYALLTGYDTPPAGVTVPEGRYYNRHFAGHQISMPPPLSAAGLVTYSDGTEASIAQMAKDVTVFLAWAAEPELEARKRLGLQVIIFLSVLTIILYAAKKRVWSRLK, encoded by the coding sequence ATGTTTCCATCTTTTTTCAAACTACCTTTTACGGTGATGTTATTAACGGGTAGCCTGACGTTGAATACGGCCTTGGCTGAAAGTAATGGGGAAGGCATTCCTAAGCAAGATTGGAGTTTTACGAAGTTATTTGGAACTTTTGATCGGGCAGCGCAACAACGTGGGTTACAGGTATTTCGTGAGGTTTGTTCTGCTTGCCATTCGGCGTCTAAACTTTCTTACCGTAATTTACAAGAGCTTGGTTTTTCCGCAGACCAGGTCAAAGCAATTGCCGCCCAAGATCAAATTACCGATGGCCCGAATGATGAAGGGGAATTTTTTGAACGCCCCGGTCTTCCCAGTGATTTTTTTAAGGCACCCTTTGCTAATGAACAAGCCTCACGCGCCAATAATAATGGTGCTTATCCACCTGATCTATCTTTAATTGTCAAAGCCAGGGAAGGTGGTGCGGATTATCTCTATGCGTTATTAACGGGTTATGATACCCCCCCCGCTGGCGTAACCGTGCCTGAAGGCAGATATTATAACCGCCATTTCGCAGGCCACCAGATATCCATGCCCCCACCTTTGTCAGCCGCTGGCTTGGTTACTTATAGCGATGGAACCGAGGCAAGTATTGCCCAGATGGCAAAAGATGTTACCGTTTTCTTAGCCTGGGCTGCTGAACCAGAATTAGAAGCCCGGAAAAGACTAGGGCTTCAGGTTATTATTTTCTTAAGTGTTTTAACAATTATTTTATATGCTGCGAAGAAACGGGTTTGGTCTCGCTTAAAATAA
- the hemF gene encoding oxygen-dependent coproporphyrinogen oxidase, whose product MPENYQQYQEKSSHWFQELQQKICHKIENYESLFIKKGLKAKEKPKKFTAKTWKRTDPLLPPGTAAGGGEMRILKGHLFEKAGVNFSAVYGLFSEDFRRQIPGAEKDGKFWASGISVVIHPYSPFIPTVHMNTRMIVTSNKTWFGGGADITPMTADFTINQPEIHRFHQVLEGICNRHNEDYYVRFKKACDDYFFIKHRSEARGAGGIFYDYLNTGNPEQDFAFTKDVGVGFLEVYSEIIEKLMDLEWEEQHRQEQLIRRGRYVEFNLLYDRGTIFGLKTDGNVEAILMSLPPLVSWP is encoded by the coding sequence ATGCCAGAAAATTATCAGCAGTATCAGGAAAAATCTTCACATTGGTTTCAAGAATTGCAGCAGAAGATTTGTCATAAAATTGAAAATTACGAATCCTTATTTATCAAAAAAGGCTTGAAGGCAAAAGAAAAACCGAAGAAATTTACTGCTAAAACTTGGAAACGTACAGATCCCTTATTGCCGCCCGGGACAGCTGCGGGTGGCGGTGAAATGCGAATTTTGAAGGGGCATTTATTTGAAAAAGCAGGTGTTAATTTTTCAGCTGTTTACGGATTGTTTTCAGAGGATTTCCGTCGGCAAATCCCAGGAGCGGAAAAGGACGGTAAGTTTTGGGCAAGCGGGATTAGCGTTGTTATCCACCCATACTCCCCATTCATTCCCACAGTTCATATGAATACCCGCATGATTGTTACCTCAAACAAGACCTGGTTTGGGGGTGGGGCGGATATTACACCCATGACAGCGGATTTTACAATTAACCAGCCGGAAATTCATCGTTTTCATCAAGTTTTAGAAGGAATATGCAATCGCCATAATGAGGATTACTATGTCCGATTTAAAAAAGCGTGTGATGATTATTTTTTTATTAAACACCGTTCCGAGGCGCGCGGGGCAGGGGGAATTTTTTATGATTATTTAAACACCGGCAACCCGGAACAGGATTTTGCTTTTACCAAAGATGTTGGGGTGGGTTTCCTTGAGGTTTATAGTGAAATAATTGAAAAATTGATGGATTTAGAATGGGAAGAACAGCATCGGCAAGAACAGTTAATAAGGCGTGGGCGATATGTAGAGTTTAATTTACTGTATGACAGGGGAACTATTTTTGGCTTAAAAACCGATGGGAACGTTGAAGCTATTTTAATGTCATTGCCACCTTTGGTATCTTGGCCATAA
- the petA gene encoding ubiquinol-cytochrome c reductase iron-sulfur subunit encodes MVEKKTSDKIENKENPSRRDFLILAATATAAVGVGAVAVPFIQQMNPARDVLALSSIEIDISKIAVGQSITVKWRGKPVFIRHRTPEEIASAESVNIKDLPDPQADKDRVKKPEWLIVVGICTHLGCVPSGQKIGDNRGAFGGWYCPCHGSQYDTSGRIKEGPAPLNLPVPAYEFINDKIVRIG; translated from the coding sequence ATGGTAGAAAAGAAAACGTCAGATAAGATTGAAAATAAAGAAAACCCGTCAAGGCGGGATTTTCTTATTTTAGCTGCCACCGCCACAGCTGCAGTCGGTGTTGGTGCTGTTGCCGTGCCGTTTATCCAGCAAATGAACCCCGCCCGTGATGTACTGGCTTTATCATCCATAGAAATTGATATTTCAAAAATTGCCGTCGGGCAAAGCATTACCGTTAAATGGCGGGGAAAACCTGTTTTTATTCGCCACCGTACACCGGAGGAAATTGCATCCGCTGAAAGCGTCAATATTAAGGACCTCCCTGACCCACAAGCAGATAAAGACCGGGTAAAAAAACCTGAATGGTTAATTGTGGTAGGCATTTGTACCCATCTTGGCTGCGTTCCAAGTGGTCAAAAAATTGGTGATAATCGAGGGGCATTTGGCGGCTGGTATTGCCCTTGCCACGGTTCACAATATGATACATCTGGTAGAATCAAAGAAGGGCCAGCACCGTTAAATCTACCGGTCCCGGCATATGAATTTATTAATGATAAGATTGTTCGCATAGGCTAA